The DNA region GGCCCAGGTGATGGCGCATTTCCGCGAGCTCGCACATCACACGCAGCTCCGCGCCGCTGCCGTCTACGGCGGCGTCGGGATGAAGCCGCAGGAGCAGGCGTTCCGGCGCGGCGTCGACGTGATCGTCGCGACGCCGGGCCGGCTGCTCGATCACATGCAGTACGGGTACGCACACCTTTCGGGTGTGCGCCACCTCGTTCTGGATGAAGCGGACCGCATGCTCGACATGGGCTTCCTGCCCGCGCTGCGCCAGGTGCTGGCCCACCTGCCCCGGGAAAGGCAGACGCTGCTCTTTTCCGCGACGATGCCGCCGCGGATCGCGGAGCTCGCGCGCGAGCTGCTCGCCGATCCGGTCCTGGTCAACCACGGCCGGAGCGCGAAGCCCGCAGCAGGCATCACGCAGGCGTTCTATCCGGTGCGCTCGGCACGCAAGGTGGACCTGCTGGTCGAGCTGCTGCGCCGCGACGAGATCGGCAACGCCATCGTGTTCTGTCGCACCAAGCACCGCGCGAATCGTGTCGCAGCCAAGCTCGAGCGCGCGGGCATCGGGTGTGAGCGCATCCACGGCAACCGCTCGCAGGCGCAGCGAACCAAGGCGCTGGCCGGCTTCAAGGACGGCACGTACCGCGTGCTCGTCGCGACGGACATCGTTGCGCGCGGCATCGATGTCACCGCGCTCGAGCACGTCGTCAACTTCGATGTGCCGAACGGGTCGGAGGATTACATCCACCGCGTGGGTCGCACCGCGCGCGCAGATGCAGTCGGCGATGCATATACGTTCGTTGCCCCTGAAGAGGAGTCGACGATCCGCGACATCGAGCGCGCGCTCAACAAGCGCATCGAGCGACGTATCGTGGATGGCTTCGATTACAGCAGCAACGCGGCAGATGAGCCGCTCGAGATCCCGCTGCAGGAGCGGCTCGCCGCGATGCGCCAGGCGCGTGCGGGCGCGCGCCGGCGGAGCGGTGGGGCCCCGGAGAAGACGCGGTCGCAGAGCGGGTCCAGGCAGGGCACCGGTACGCGCGCGAACGGTACTGCGCGCGGCAGCGAGACGCGTGAGAACGGCACTGCGCGTGGCAACGGCAAGCGGGACGGCACTCCGTCGATCGCGCGAGCCGGAGGCGAGAACGACGGACGGCGCCGTCGTCGGTCGCGGCGCCCTCGCGGAAACGCGGCCTGACGCCGGCCATCCGGTGGTCGATCTGCCAGCAGGGCGGTGCCGAATGGTACCGCCCTGCTGTTTTTTCACCGGACTCCCGCTTCGGGTTACCCTGCCTGCATGAAAATCACCGGGGGACTGGTTACGATACCCGCCGCACCGGATCGTCACTTCA from Longimicrobiales bacterium includes:
- a CDS encoding DEAD/DEAH box helicase; protein product: MHSTKTSPPAPARAGGFADLGLHEHLMRALDRLEFTTPTAVQAEAIPAASAGRDVLACASTGSGKTAAFLLPLLEQLRETPRGETRALVLVPTRELAAQVMAHFRELAHHTQLRAAAVYGGVGMKPQEQAFRRGVDVIVATPGRLLDHMQYGYAHLSGVRHLVLDEADRMLDMGFLPALRQVLAHLPRERQTLLFSATMPPRIAELARELLADPVLVNHGRSAKPAAGITQAFYPVRSARKVDLLVELLRRDEIGNAIVFCRTKHRANRVAAKLERAGIGCERIHGNRSQAQRTKALAGFKDGTYRVLVATDIVARGIDVTALEHVVNFDVPNGSEDYIHRVGRTARADAVGDAYTFVAPEEESTIRDIERALNKRIERRIVDGFDYSSNAADEPLEIPLQERLAAMRQARAGARRRSGGAPEKTRSQSGSRQGTGTRANGTARGSETRENGTARGNGKRDGTPSIARAGGENDGRRRRRSRRPRGNAA